The Gemmata palustris genome includes a region encoding these proteins:
- a CDS encoding WD40 repeat domain-containing protein, with protein sequence MRSLTRKLSLVGVLACYLASGFRAEAAEPPLDEPLPEGAVARLGTTRLRHGHYVCAVAFSPDGKLLASGGYDYTLNVWEVATGKRLWTAPEQGYYVTSVAFSPDGKTLASTAQVKSAQLWEATTGKKLLSLDGHTDVIQSLCFAPDGKTVATASHDRSVRLWDPTTGKERYQFKQHQQKVYCVAFAPDGKTIASADSADIAGVGQTEEKDGNCTILLWDPAVGKVRHQMPKAHLGWVYDLAFSPDGQTLASASPYRGCLWDVAGGKLIDRFADRTNKVAFAPDGKSIAWCKDGVRLYNAATGQERRPFRVYNPWLMCLTFSPDGQHIAAGGADGLVYLWKAASGEEAVKRPGHRFHIHAATISPDGQLIATGSDDATVRVWGTATGQELRTFSLSDDYSLWGGQFGYNLSHTGPTGVGAVRFSSDGELVAATTPWRTAVWEVNTGRAVLKRDQGGTALAMTAGKTLAFAARREGEVQVWNLTTGKEIRRLRPQGPDSRDVVVSALTFSPDGNILATGSSPGHYRERGESTETIHFWDIETGKEVRKFRPDKSPPSALFFSPDGEVLASAAPGEPPVQFWSVQAGQELRGLGARQERNRRDPGLVAFSSDGRLMATRGKVGIVVSEVASGKEVLQLLGAPGAVTTALAFFPNGRNLLSGSTDTTGLIWDLVPERGVLEKKAKTLGAKDLDQLWSDLAGDDAAGAHRAVWTLVLAREPAVALLKERLRATPGPDPNRISGLITDLDSDKLATRQAAAKELLTFGAGAEEALFKALRNKPTLELRKRIEGLLAELRQRPLASDELRQGRAVQVLELLGTAEARNVLQPLAQAAGESRLRRDAQAALKRLSAR encoded by the coding sequence ATGCGTTCGCTCACGCGAAAACTGTCCCTGGTCGGCGTCCTCGCTTGCTACTTGGCGTCCGGCTTCCGGGCCGAGGCCGCGGAGCCGCCCCTCGACGAACCGCTCCCGGAAGGAGCGGTGGCGCGTCTGGGAACCACGCGCCTGCGGCACGGCCACTACGTCTGCGCCGTGGCCTTCTCGCCCGACGGCAAGCTCTTGGCCTCGGGCGGCTACGATTACACGCTCAACGTCTGGGAGGTGGCGACCGGCAAGCGGCTCTGGACCGCTCCCGAGCAAGGCTATTACGTCACGTCCGTGGCGTTTTCCCCGGACGGTAAGACGCTGGCTTCGACCGCCCAAGTCAAGAGCGCCCAACTGTGGGAGGCGACGACGGGGAAGAAACTGCTCAGCCTCGACGGGCACACGGACGTGATCCAGTCACTCTGTTTCGCCCCGGACGGCAAGACGGTGGCGACGGCCAGCCACGATCGGTCGGTCCGCCTCTGGGACCCGACCACGGGTAAAGAACGGTATCAGTTCAAGCAGCACCAGCAAAAGGTCTACTGCGTCGCGTTCGCGCCCGACGGCAAGACTATCGCTTCCGCGGACTCGGCCGACATCGCCGGCGTGGGCCAGACCGAAGAAAAGGATGGGAATTGCACCATCCTACTCTGGGATCCGGCCGTGGGCAAAGTCCGGCACCAGATGCCCAAGGCCCATCTCGGCTGGGTCTACGATCTCGCCTTTTCTCCGGACGGTCAGACGCTCGCCTCGGCCAGTCCCTACCGCGGCTGCCTCTGGGACGTGGCCGGCGGCAAATTGATCGACCGTTTCGCGGACCGCACGAACAAGGTCGCGTTCGCACCGGACGGCAAATCGATCGCCTGGTGCAAGGACGGGGTTCGCCTGTACAACGCCGCGACCGGGCAAGAGCGGAGGCCGTTCCGCGTCTACAACCCGTGGCTGATGTGCCTGACTTTTTCGCCGGACGGTCAGCACATCGCCGCCGGCGGCGCGGACGGTCTGGTGTACCTGTGGAAGGCGGCCAGCGGTGAGGAGGCGGTCAAGAGGCCGGGTCACCGGTTCCACATCCACGCCGCGACCATCTCGCCCGACGGCCAGTTGATCGCGACCGGAAGTGACGACGCTACGGTGCGCGTTTGGGGTACGGCCACGGGTCAGGAGCTGCGCACGTTTTCCCTCTCCGATGACTACAGCCTGTGGGGGGGGCAGTTCGGATACAACCTGTCTCATACCGGTCCGACGGGCGTCGGCGCGGTCCGCTTTTCGTCCGACGGCGAACTGGTCGCGGCCACGACCCCGTGGCGGACGGCGGTCTGGGAAGTCAATACCGGCCGCGCCGTCCTGAAGCGGGATCAGGGTGGAACGGCGCTGGCGATGACGGCGGGCAAGACCCTGGCCTTCGCCGCCCGTCGCGAGGGCGAGGTGCAAGTTTGGAACTTGACGACCGGCAAGGAAATCCGTCGGCTGCGCCCGCAAGGACCGGACTCTCGCGATGTCGTCGTCTCCGCCCTGACATTCTCTCCAGACGGCAACATCCTGGCGACCGGCAGTTCGCCGGGACATTATCGGGAGCGAGGGGAGTCGACGGAGACGATCCATTTTTGGGACATCGAAACCGGCAAGGAAGTCCGCAAATTCCGACCCGACAAATCGCCACCGTCCGCCCTGTTCTTCTCCCCGGACGGCGAGGTGCTCGCCAGCGCTGCACCGGGCGAGCCGCCCGTACAGTTTTGGAGCGTCCAGGCCGGTCAGGAACTTCGCGGCCTCGGCGCTCGGCAAGAGCGGAACCGGCGAGACCCCGGCCTGGTCGCGTTCTCGTCCGACGGCCGGCTCATGGCCACCAGAGGGAAGGTCGGCATTGTTGTGAGCGAAGTGGCCAGCGGAAAGGAAGTCTTGCAACTCCTCGGCGCACCCGGGGCCGTCACGACCGCGCTGGCCTTTTTCCCCAACGGCCGGAACCTGCTCTCCGGCAGCACGGACACCACCGGTCTGATCTGGGATCTGGTGCCGGAGCGGGGAGTACTGGAGAAGAAGGCCAAGACGTTGGGCGCCAAGGATCTCGACCAACTTTGGAGCGACCTCGCGGGGGACGACGCGGCTGGGGCGCACCGGGCGGTCTGGACTCTGGTGCTGGCGAGGGAACCGGCGGTGGCGCTTCTGAAGGAGCGGCTGCGCGCGACGCCGGGGCCGGACCCCAATCGCATTTCGGGCCTGATCACCGACCTGGACAGCGACAAGCTCGCGACCCGCCAGGCGGCAGCGAAGGAACTTCTGACGTTCGGCGCGGGTGCGGAAGAGGCACTGTTCAAGGCGCTGCGGAACAAGCCGACGCTCGAACTGCGGAAGCGGATCGAGGGGCTTCTCGCGGAGCTGCGGCAGCGGCCGCTCGCCTCGGACGAGCTGCGCCAGGGCCGGGCGGTCCAAGTACTCGAGCTTCTAGGCACGGCGGAAGCCCGGAACGTGCTGCAGCCGCTGGCACAGGCGGCCGGAGAGTCGCGCCTGCGTCGGGACGCACAGGCGGCACTCAAGAGATTGTCCGCGCGGTAG
- a CDS encoding J domain-containing protein: MNKLNRALRGMSSVKFTGLLMLGPIVACAGTANPFVGLVGVAAFGLLLYRSMTNPSSGWAPNVRGENPYQILGVTQGADAATIRRAFRELERAHHPDAVPEDRKADATALFIRINQAYELLSDPEKRYEYDHLLEMYDGVIPPFDEAFRQIKDVDKHEMYAVFDELHPPEPTVPPEIPAPPAPLPGPVVAEPPAPVEVELPDSVREALGLLPRPDPPGSGSIEDRPG; encoded by the coding sequence ATGAACAAGCTGAACCGCGCCCTCCGCGGAATGTCGTCAGTGAAGTTCACCGGGTTGCTCATGCTCGGGCCGATCGTCGCGTGCGCCGGAACCGCGAACCCGTTCGTCGGCTTGGTCGGGGTGGCAGCGTTCGGTCTCCTCTTGTACCGCTCAATGACCAACCCTTCTTCGGGCTGGGCACCGAACGTCCGCGGCGAGAACCCGTACCAAATCCTCGGCGTAACCCAGGGCGCGGACGCGGCGACGATCCGCCGGGCGTTCCGCGAACTGGAGCGCGCCCACCACCCGGACGCGGTGCCGGAGGACCGGAAGGCCGACGCAACGGCACTGTTCATCCGCATCAACCAGGCCTACGAGCTCCTGAGCGACCCCGAAAAGCGGTACGAGTACGATCACCTGTTGGAGATGTATGACGGGGTAATCCCGCCGTTCGACGAAGCGTTCCGACAAATCAAGGACGTGGACAAGCACGAGATGTACGCGGTGTTCGACGAACTCCACCCGCCCGAGCCGACCGTCCCACCGGAGATCCCCGCCCCGCCCGCCCCGTTACCGGGACCGGTGGTCGCGGAACCGCCCGCTCCCGTGGAGGTCGAACTGCCCGACTCGGTACGGGAGGCGCTGGGCCTGCTCCCGCGGCCGGATCCCCCCGGAAGCGGGAGCATCGAGGACCGACCGGGTTGA
- a CDS encoding Hsp70 family protein: protein MEKVSAGIDLGTTNSCLAVLDGDRPVIVPNDLGAPVTPSVVAVLPDGTVVGKKARSRLLTHPANTFASIKRRMGERYSRAVLGTEYTPESVSALVLAHLKEYGEAKLGRPIDEVVVTVPANFNSRQRQATKDAGEIAGFDVLRVLNEPTAAALAYGHRHQLSSVLVVFDLGGGTFDISVVEAGGGLYEVLYSTGDNNLGGDDFNHRIVQWVVREFGAETGHDIRRDVPAMCLVHEWAMAAKHALTQAPEVRVRIENLFGGKGFDAVLTRAAFEGMCRDLFDRLRAIAWNVTEELRKPRYRDAHPDVLENQLEGCDILLVGGETRVPAVRQLVGNIFRGRVRADVNPDEAVALGAAVQAGIIHRKSAVERIVLVDTTALSLGTAVQGTMFSRVIDANTRIPCTRTNEYAPVADYQRSVAIGVYQGESGLVADNLKLGEVELLFDPPRPRDAAAVDVTFHLDANDILHVTAKDRATGASQGVTIKDSQNLDRETVDRLKREARRSRPAARVEEERVRRRQQWADLLADAERRLARTPPSAEEHSQTAAAFARQLATALRAGDDDLAAIAARDLDAALRDLSAGAGAPSAEGACGNCGAAMPPGFAFCGKCGVPLKKDTCGNCGAALVEGFAFCGTCGAKA from the coding sequence ATGGAGAAGGTCAGCGCCGGGATCGACCTCGGCACCACGAACTCGTGCCTGGCGGTCCTGGACGGCGACCGCCCCGTCATCGTCCCGAATGACCTCGGTGCCCCCGTTACGCCGTCCGTCGTGGCCGTCCTTCCCGACGGGACCGTGGTCGGGAAGAAGGCGCGCAGCCGCCTCCTCACGCACCCCGCGAACACGTTCGCGTCCATCAAGCGGCGGATGGGCGAGCGGTACTCGCGTGCCGTCCTGGGCACCGAGTACACGCCCGAGAGCGTGTCAGCTCTCGTATTGGCGCACCTGAAGGAGTACGGCGAGGCGAAGCTCGGGCGGCCGATCGACGAGGTCGTCGTGACCGTGCCCGCGAACTTCAACAGCCGCCAGCGGCAGGCCACGAAGGACGCCGGCGAGATCGCCGGGTTCGACGTGCTGCGGGTGCTGAACGAGCCGACGGCCGCGGCCCTGGCGTACGGCCACCGGCACCAGCTCTCCAGCGTCTTGGTCGTGTTCGACCTCGGCGGGGGGACGTTCGACATCTCCGTCGTCGAGGCCGGCGGTGGGCTGTACGAGGTGCTGTACTCGACCGGCGACAACAACCTCGGCGGCGACGACTTCAACCACCGCATCGTGCAGTGGGTCGTGCGCGAGTTCGGGGCGGAGACCGGGCACGACATCCGGCGGGACGTGCCCGCGATGTGCCTCGTCCACGAGTGGGCGATGGCAGCCAAGCACGCCCTCACCCAGGCCCCCGAGGTGCGGGTGCGGATCGAGAACCTGTTCGGTGGAAAGGGGTTCGACGCGGTCCTCACCCGCGCCGCGTTCGAGGGCATGTGCCGCGACCTGTTCGACCGCCTCCGCGCGATCGCCTGGAACGTGACCGAGGAGCTCCGCAAGCCGCGGTACCGGGACGCCCACCCGGACGTGTTGGAGAACCAGCTGGAGGGGTGCGACATCCTCCTCGTGGGCGGCGAGACGCGGGTGCCGGCGGTGCGCCAGTTGGTGGGCAACATCTTCCGCGGCCGGGTGCGGGCGGACGTGAACCCGGACGAGGCGGTGGCGCTCGGCGCGGCGGTGCAGGCCGGCATCATCCACCGCAAGAGCGCGGTCGAGCGGATCGTGCTCGTGGACACGACCGCGCTGTCGCTGGGCACGGCCGTCCAGGGGACGATGTTTTCCCGCGTGATCGACGCGAACACCCGCATCCCGTGCACGCGAACGAACGAGTACGCCCCGGTTGCCGACTACCAGCGGTCGGTGGCGATCGGAGTGTACCAGGGCGAGAGCGGGCTGGTCGCCGACAACCTGAAGCTCGGCGAGGTCGAGTTACTATTCGACCCGCCCCGGCCGCGCGACGCGGCGGCCGTGGACGTCACGTTCCACCTGGACGCGAACGACATCCTGCACGTGACGGCGAAGGACCGCGCCACCGGCGCGAGCCAGGGCGTGACCATCAAGGACTCACAGAACCTGGACCGCGAGACCGTGGACCGACTAAAGCGCGAGGCGCGGCGGTCGCGGCCCGCGGCGCGGGTCGAAGAGGAACGAGTCCGCCGTCGGCAGCAGTGGGCGGACCTGCTCGCGGACGCCGAGCGGCGGCTCGCGCGCACGCCCCCGAGCGCCGAGGAACACAGTCAGACGGCCGCCGCGTTCGCCCGCCAACTGGCGACCGCGCTCCGTGCCGGGGACGACGACCTGGCCGCGATCGCCGCCCGGGACCTGGACGCGGCGCTGCGTGACCTGTCGGCGGGAGCCGGGGCACCCTCCGCGGAGGGTGCGTGCGGGAACTGCGGGGCGGCGATGCCGCCGGGGTTCGCGTTCTGCGGCAAGTGCGGTGTGCCGCTGAAGAAGGACACGTGCGGGAACTGCGGCGCGGCGCTCGTCGAGGGGTTCGCGTTCTGCGGCACGTGCGGCGCGAAGGCGTAG